The window CCTATAAGACTTTGCTTTAAAATATCAGACTCTTACGTGAAAATTTTGGCATGTCTAAAAGCTCATGTGATCCCACAAGGCCAAAATGATTAGAAGACATTTAGGATATTCAGTAACAACCAAATCAATCTGTAAAGCAATGGAACCAAAACACATCGTAGCAACTCCTTTATTATTAAGAAGATCTAAAATAAAGCATTAGATTATGACGCAACAAATTTTGCACCTTCTTCTTTTTGACTGGCTTGAGAATCTTAATAATGCACTTCTCATTGTTAGGAACGTGCACTCCCTCAAAAACCTCACTATACTTTCCTCTTCCTACCTTCCGAACCACCTCGTAAGGATCTTGTTCCCTACGAAAGCAAACAATCAACGACCAGCCAGTATGAAGCCTTGAAGGGGAAAACAGAAAATGTGAAATCCAGAAAGAAAACTCAAATCGTTGGCGATAGAGGCATCAATCACGCTCTTACCCCCACTGGACGATGAGTGATTCGTAGTCCCAGTAGTCCTTAGGGCGATGGACGTTGACGTCTGCGTAGacccgagccagggaaggggcgCCGGGACGGCGGAGGGACTTGCCTATCTTCTGCGCCAGGGCTCCTGCAGCGGCGGACGCGGTGAACGGACGGAGGAGGAATCCGGTGATAGGGGTGAGGAGGCAGTTGGGAGCAGAGGCGGACGCAGTTGCGGGGAAGGAGGGGAGGCGAAGGTGGCGGAGGAGGGATCGGATTGCGGAGGGGAGGAGAGGGCTAAAGGTCATAGAAAGAGAGACAGGgattggaggaggaggaggaaagaTAGAGGGGGAGGAAAAGCGTCGGCGGTGGCGGCGGGTCGGCGGAGGGAGATTGGGATAATACGCATGTCCTTTTAGCGGCGCAGTGGTTTGCTGAAAGGGGCCGAGCATATAAATATTGGACAATTTTAACCctatgaatttattttttttatcaatttatttcTGCTAAATTGCTAGATAAAAAACCCattatttattgtttttttttttattgacgaGTCTAGATACTTGGACTGCTTTTTACTATTCAAGGAATGGTCCTTAGATATGTATTGATGAGGATGAATGATCTCTACCTATTTTATAAGTAGGAACCATGTATTCCACCAATAGATACTTAGGGACAATCCCCTAGATCGTAAAATCCTGGACCAGGAGTTGTTGCTAGTGGAATCTCATGGACCCTACTTGTATAACAGGTAGGGTCCATGAATTTTCACCTATGAGTGAAGTGGTTCATCCTCTGAATCGTACTTTGCGGTTCAGAGGATCCGGCCTCGCCCCATAAACGTTTAGTATCGTCCAGATGATCCGGCCTCGCCCCATGGAGGTTTGGAATTGTCAGTTTACCCCCTTATAGTTTTAATTGGTTGTTAAAATATCCATTAATTATTAATGTCTATTTTCAATAGAGTGTAAATTAGCTTGTAGTGCTCAGTAAATTatagatttttaatattttagagtTATAAACAcatattatgactcattttttGAACGatgaatctattttttttttttcaaaaatttgataaCATTTCTTGCAATCaataaattcaattttttttaaaaaaatatacagtttcttatattttaattatcagtttgtagttattttataataatataatggCAAGTTTCAAAGTGCAAACTACTTGTGCCGTGTTAAGAATTtgttaagcaagaaaactaaaaaaACTACAATCCCTCCAAAATATGCATCATGAGAAGAGGATAACTGCTTTCTCAAGCCATGTGCAAACTACTTGTGCCTGTACCCAAGGCTTTTTTCTTGACATTAGATGCGCATCATGAGCATCTACCATGGTAACTCTCCATCTAAGAAGAGGATAACTGCTTTCTCAAGCCTTTTTATTCGTGTAATGCAAGCATATCATGCTCAAACATCCATTACATGGAGTAGTTTTCATAAATTTAAGCAAACAGGGTTATAACCATATATGATAATGTTGATAGCTAGAATGCTGTGATAAAGAACTTATTCAGGACCCAGAGAAGACAAAGCAGCAGAGTCATATATCCTTGGTCGGGTTTTGTGTTATGGGCAGATCTCCATCGTATGTGCTCTTCAGAACATCTGGGAGTCTCTTCAGCACTTGAGGTCCTGCTGGCACTTTTCCAGATTTTGGTCTTATATCCTTTGTTCCCATTCCATTCCGAGAATGTAAGGATAATAGTATTAATTAGGCATTACAATCGTATGCtcattgaaaaaaaataagaaaaaaaaaaaactacagcCTCTTTTAAGTTTGATTAGCTGAATTGAGAAGTTATAGTTATATTATTTGCTGCTAATATTTTTGTATCTCTGCAGTGGGTAACTTAAGCTGCACTGATCAATGAACTGGACTATAGATAGGTATGTAAAGTTGTTTGTATAGGATTGAAAGAACTCAATCGGATTAGCAGCCATTGAAATTCAACTACCAACCTGATCAAATATGGATATAGGAATGGCAAGAGTTGCCAAAGCATTTGGAGTGTCTACTATTCCTGATATCCTCCCTTCGCAAGGGCAGCATGAGAGTAGTATATACACCTGCATTAAGTATGTGCATTAATTTTTCGGTTTCATCTTCATGGTTTGTTGGTATTAGAGTGTGATAGAGTCTTTCAAACCTGTTCTTTGGAGTACCCAAATTTTGAGAGGTAGTCTATGGCATTTAGGACAGCACGCTTGAAGGCTAAAGTTGCATCAAGGAAGTGTTGCcttccttcctcatccacactaattCCTTCAAAGACTAACCATTCAGAGAACCTTGGTTCTACTGGCCCTATCTCAAAAATTGGGTTTACATGGAGATGTGTTGGTCCCATCGGTGTAAGGTACTCTTTCATTCCGCCTCTTATGATCTCACACCTGCATATTACGAGTCAGAGAAGTCTCATCTTTTAAAGCTAGTGTCAATTTGATGATTATTAAACATGTCTGCCTTTAAAGATACTAAAACAATGTTTTAGTCTCAGTACAAATTTGAAGTAGTTACTAATTCAGATTCTCACACATTCATTGTTTTTTTCACCATGATTGTTTTCAAATGTATTGAAACACTTACAAATGCATATCACAAAAGCATTACGGTCATCACTTAtcgatatgaaaatatttgtttaatttactGATAAGAGTAAACACTCTTAATACTCTTTAAGTTGACTAAGCTATGAAGATACTAATGATTATCTCCTTACATGCTTGCCTTTGAGTATTCTTAATGTGTCATTGTGCCAATGGGAAATTTATTCTTTAAGCTTTTTTTGGAATTCATCACATGCCGCTTTTGCTCAATGGTTATGTTCAACAGCTGGACTCATTTCTACCATATTTCTTGCTTCtggttaaattttcttttatgacTTCATATTTGATGCTTACTGAAATCATGTATATGTAGAAGCATATAAACAAGAATGCAACTGAGTTTGAATAGTTACTTGAGTTCTAGGAATCCACTCATTTCTATTGCTCCACAAAATGTGATTTCACCATCTCCTTGCGAAAAGTGCATATCACCTGTACTAAGATTTGCTCCTTCCACGAATACTGGAAGATACACTTTTGAGCCTGTACTTAGATTTTTGATGTCACAATTCCCTCCATTTTCCCTTCCAGGAATTGTCCTTGCAGCCTCATTTGCAATCCTTTCCCATTCGGGGGTTCCTTCTTTTACCTACAAGTTTCAAAACATATATATATCGGGATTGCGGTACATATATAGTAATATAGAACATACATTATAGTATAATAGCAAAATATACTAGCTTAGAAAATTCATGTCCCCAAATAATCCAAAAAAGTAATAGTATAATAGCAAAATATACTAGACAAATATGCTTTAGATGCAGTTTTATGTTGTAAAAGATTATATGATAACCATATTTTTTATTCCATTCCTACTGTTCAAGTTGTACATACTTACACTTGAAGATGGTAGTTAAAACTCACAGATTCTGTGTCGCATCATACCTTTCCAAGGAGGCAATTCCTTGTGTTTGGTAAGTGTGCTACCGGTCGTTGGTGTACGACTTCAGATAATTTCACTGATCGAATGTCAGTTTCTACCAGTTTCTTTTCCCTTTCATTCCATGTTTGTAGAAGTTCCATGGAAGGTGCAGTTCCAACTACCCCTGGGTGAGTCAAACCAGGAAATCTAACACCTACAAGCCAAATTAACTTTGTAAAGGCAAAATCACTATTCAGAGAAAAGGCAGATCAAACTGTTGGAAAGTCAAAAATGTTAAACCAAGTCACCTGGTATGTTTGGGGAGTATGCATATATTCCTTCAAAGTACCAAATGGCCTTAGTAGCACAAGGAAAGTGATCCGTTAGAAACCCTCCGCCATTATCTCTATCCAATGTTGCTGTAAAACCCCATTCGTTACCAAGCAGTGGACCTAAGTTGCATATTTCTACGACTAGAAGATCCCCAGGTTTGGCAGGAACACCTTTTGTATCAAGAACTCTTAGAGGA is drawn from Zingiber officinale cultivar Zhangliang chromosome 1B, Zo_v1.1, whole genome shotgun sequence and contains these coding sequences:
- the LOC121969766 gene encoding formamidase-like, whose product is MAPPTPRLVVPIDVKKSPWEQKLPIHNRWHPHIPPVAEVTEGEVFRVEMLDCVGGRVGDNNSAEDIKFVDASISHCLSGPLRVLDTKGVPAKPGDLLVVEICNLGPLLGNEWGFTATLDRDNGGGFLTDHFPCATKAIWYFEGIYAYSPNIPGVRFPGLTHPGVVGTAPSMELLQTWNEREKKLVETDIRSVKLSEVVHQRPVAHLPNTRNCLLGKVKEGTPEWERIANEAARTIPGRENGGNCDIKNLSTGSKVYLPVFVEGANLSTGDMHFSQGDGEITFCGAIEMSGFLELKCEIIRGGMKEYLTPMGPTHLHVNPIFEIGPVEPRFSEWLVFEGISVDEEGRQHFLDATLAFKRAVLNAIDYLSKFGYSKEQVYILLSCCPCEGRISGIVDTPNALATLAIPISIFDQDIRPKSGKVPAGPQVLKRLPDVLKSTYDGDLPITQNPTKDI